The following nucleotide sequence is from Cucumis melo cultivar AY chromosome 1, USDA_Cmelo_AY_1.0, whole genome shotgun sequence.
AAACCTTACACATAATTTCACTTTAATaatacccaaaaaaaaaaaaaaagaaaaagaacccATCCATGTTAATAATGTAGGGGGGCTCGAGCCTTTCCCTTTTAGCCATGTGCCCTCacgtttttcctttaaaaataaaaactagagaaagagagagagagagagagagagagagagagagagaaagacgtttccttttctttcttttttccaaaagaaaataagCCTAAAGGGGAGACGAGACGACCACTCTCCATTTGGAGGGAAAGTGTCCTTAGAGCTGGCCAAAAGAGTGAGCCAGGTAAGCAAGTGAGCCTACAAGTGGTGCATTAATATACGTGGCAGGCTCTGACTGCTCGTAATCCGACCGTTGATCTGGAAACCTGTCGTTCTGATCGGGGCCACCCACTACTGCACCAATCAGCACATTTGGATTCGGAGCTGCCGAGTTCATCACACTAAACCCTGCTGAGCATTGGATCTTCGTTGGATGAACTCCAATCGACGGTAGTGATGATCCCCTGTGATGGATCCTCTTTGGGTACCTTGCTCCATACCCCACCATGTAAGACATCTTTAGAGGGTTATCCCCCAAAAGATAGTCTACCTGAATGTTGTTCTCCAAATCATTAAAAATCTTCAAAACAAACTCCTCCTTCTGCCCAATTAGCTAATGTCTATAATAGCtttattagttttaaaataacTCAGTCACAACcaaacatatatacatattttaatCTTGGCAAATAGAATGTTATAATGATTCCAACCTCAAATTTTGTAGATTATTTATACCAAATAGAATGTTGTAATAATTCCACACCCTCCCATTTCTtaataatattctattttcttttctaactcTCTCAAGCACTAACAAATTGTTCTAACTCAACTCTGTCAAAAAAGAAACAAGTCATACAAACAATGAaagctaaaaaagaaaaaagaaactctTGAGAAAACAAATGGTTAACCATCGAGTCTTAAAAAGTAATATCCACAGAAATGGACAGGATGCAGATTGGGAAAATACCTGTTTCTTGGCGATGGAGCGGAGGGTTTTGGGGGTGATGGTGGTGCCGCCGCAGTTAGCAACCATATGGGCGGAGGTCAAGTATTTGGCGTAAGTTAACAGAAGGAATGAAGTAGATGTTACATATTGCATGTTACTGTCGCTCATTTTGAACAGCAACCCTCCTTCACAAAACGGTAAGAAAAAGGGGGgaaattttaaactttattcttttttttactattttacctaggatgaaaatgaaaaaagtagCCGTTGATCATCAAAATCAAAAAGACCTGGAGTGTATTTGGTAGAGGAGAATGAAGCTCCAGGAATGATAGAGCAAATGAAATTGTCAGCATGTCCTTTATAATCATGTAAAGATTTCATCTTTTGCACCAAAAACGCCTGTGAACAACACATCAAACAAGTTTTTGTTAGTATGTGATTACACTCAAAGTTAACAACATTATCCTATTTCCCGACCTTGGAGAGAAGGATTCTTGCTCCAACGTGCTTATTATCCCAACCAAACGTGTTGTCGTACTCGCCAGCGCCGAGTGTCTGTCCATTTACTTGAATGTAGTTGAGGTATTTCGGGTTTTTAGTAGCTCTCTGAAGCCAAGCAGCACCCCACAGAAGCTCATCCTGAAATGccaaaaatttatttaaaacttaaaacCTCTTTTTTTTCTCATAAAGATGGAAAGTCTTTGCCTTTGCGAGATTTACCTGGTATCCAGAGTAAGAACAGTAAAATGGGCACACGTATTTCTTTAGTCCaaagctgtatgaccctctatGCTTATCAGCAAACTCAAAAACCTTCAAACAAACAATGAAATATACAACTTTATCAAATTGCTCTGTTTTGCTCTGTTTACACTGTAATAAGGTTGGTTTTAACATACTCTCATGGCTCTTCTGACTAGAATCTTTGAGTAAATGGGATCACTTCGTCGGAAAACCAATGAAGCGGAGGCGAGTGCGGCTGCGGTCTCAGCAGCGACTTCGGAGCCAGGGTTGTTTTTATCGACCTTGAAAACACTCCGGGGAGTGTCCATGTCCTCTGGCCTTTCCCAGCAGGCATGGTCTTTGTTAGCGTCACCAACTTGAACATAAATAGTGTCCGGATGGACAGTGGCTTTGAGGAGATAATCAGTAGCCCAACGAATGGCTTGTTTAGCATTCTGAAGCTCTCCTTTCATTAACCCACCAAATTCAAGAACACTCCATGAAAGCATGGTGGTGGTGAAAGCCATCGGAAACCCAAACTTCACATTGTCGCCGGCATCGTAGTAGCCACCAACTAAATCAACCTACATTGTCAAGAACCCACTTTCAAAAACTCACATTTTGagttcaaacaaaaaaatgatTAAATGGGTGTTTGTGTGAGCGTGTTAACTCTAAAATACCTTCATGGCAGCGCCGTCGGAGAGGCCGGAGTTCCGGCGCCATGACATTCTCTGGTTGGAGGGGAGCCTGCCGGACCTTTGGCCTTCAAAGAAGAGGATGGATTTGGTGAGGGCGTCTTTGTAGTTATGGTGGGCAGAATGGGCATGGCGGCGAAAAGGGTTGGCATTGTTGGAGGGGAAGAAGCCAAGGAGGAGGAGGAAAAACAGAGCTTTGAGGGCGGCCATTGAAGGG
It contains:
- the LOC103492793 gene encoding endoglucanase 17-like translates to MAALKALFFLLLLGFFPSNNANPFRRHAHSAHHNYKDALTKSILFFEGQRSGRLPSNQRMSWRRNSGLSDGAAMKVDLVGGYYDAGDNVKFGFPMAFTTTMLSWSVLEFGGLMKGELQNAKQAIRWATDYLLKATVHPDTIYVQVGDANKDHACWERPEDMDTPRSVFKVDKNNPGSEVAAETAAALASASLVFRRSDPIYSKILVRRAMRVFEFADKHRGSYSFGLKKYVCPFYCSYSGYQDELLWGAAWLQRATKNPKYLNYIQVNGQTLGAGEYDNTFGWDNKHVGARILLSKAFLVQKMKSLHDYKGHADNFICSIIPGASFSSTKYTPGGLLFKMSDSNMQYVTSTSFLLLTYAKYLTSAHMVANCGGTTITPKTLRSIAKKQVDYLLGDNPLKMSYMVGYGARYPKRIHHRGSSLPSIGVHPTKIQCSAGFSVMNSAAPNPNVLIGAVVGGPDQNDRFPDQRSDYEQSEPATYINAPLVGSLAYLAHSFGQL